Proteins co-encoded in one Erwinia sp. genomic window:
- the cueR gene encoding HTH-type transcriptional regulator CueR (ID:JIFNMEKO_00586;~source:Prodigal:2.6): MNISEIAQKTGLTAKTIRFYEEKGLITPPLRGDNGYRYYRRQHIDELTLLRQARQVGFNLQECAGLVQLFNNPARHSADVKAKTLNKIAELDRHIIELQTIRQRLMLLAEDCPGDDSAECPIINGLAGYPVEEDQTVKAGCCASIPASNLLSSAVKYHDDE, encoded by the coding sequence ATGAATATCAGTGAGATAGCGCAAAAAACGGGTCTGACAGCCAAAACTATCCGGTTTTACGAGGAAAAAGGGCTGATTACACCACCGCTTCGCGGAGACAACGGGTATCGCTATTACCGTCGCCAGCATATTGACGAATTGACCCTGCTTCGTCAGGCGCGTCAGGTCGGTTTCAATTTGCAGGAGTGTGCCGGGTTGGTACAGCTATTTAATAATCCCGCCCGACATAGCGCCGATGTTAAAGCTAAGACACTCAATAAAATTGCGGAGCTGGACCGGCATATTATTGAGTTACAGACGATAAGACAGCGGTTGATGTTGCTGGCAGAAGATTGTCCCGGCGACGACAGCGCCGAGTGTCCGATTATCAATGGGCTGGCAGGATACCCTGTGGAGGAAGATCAGACTGTAAAAGCAGGCTGCTGTGCATCAATACCAGCCAGCAACCTGCTGAGCAGTGCAGTTAAATATCACGATGACGAGTGA